A single genomic interval of Picosynechococcus sp. PCC 7003 harbors:
- the rplP gene encoding 50S ribosomal protein L16 codes for MLSPKRTKFRKQHRGRMRGMAYRGNNIQFGDYALQAVEPSWITARQIEAARRAMTRYIKRGGKIWIRIFPDKPITMRPAETRMGSGKGNPEFWVAVVKPGRIMFEMNGVAEPIAREAMRLAAQKLPIKTKFITRNEEYI; via the coding sequence ATGCTAAGTCCAAAACGTACAAAATTCCGGAAGCAGCATCGCGGTCGCATGCGGGGAATGGCGTATCGCGGCAATAATATTCAATTTGGTGACTACGCGCTCCAAGCCGTTGAACCCAGTTGGATTACCGCCCGTCAAATTGAAGCCGCCCGTCGTGCGATGACCCGTTATATCAAGCGGGGTGGTAAGATTTGGATCCGAATTTTCCCCGATAAACCCATCACCATGCGTCCGGCGGAAACCCGTATGGGTTCTGGTAAAGGTAACCCTGAATTCTGGGTTGCTGTGGTTAAGCCTGGCCGGATCATGTTTGAGATGAATGGTGTCGCTGAGCCGATCGCCCGTGAAGCCATGCGCCTTGCGGCCCAAAAGCTGCCGATTAAAACCAAGTTCATCACCCGCAACGAGGAGTATATCTAA
- the rpmC gene encoding 50S ribosomal protein L29 has protein sequence MPLPKIEDARKLNDQELADEIVAVKKQLFDLRLQQGTGRLEKTHEIKHARHRLAQLMTVERQRQLQAQ, from the coding sequence ATGCCTTTACCCAAGATTGAAGATGCTCGCAAACTCAATGACCAAGAGCTTGCTGACGAAATCGTTGCCGTCAAGAAACAATTGTTTGACCTCCGTCTCCAACAAGGTACCGGTCGCCTGGAGAAAACCCATGAGATCAAGCATGCTCGCCACCGTCTCGCCCAGTTGATGACGGTCGAGCGCCAAAGACAACTCCAAGCTCAGTAA
- the rpsQ gene encoding 30S ribosomal protein S17 — protein sequence MATKERVGMVVSDKMDKTVIVAVENRSPHPKYKKIVVKTKRFKAHDEENKCKVGDRVRIRETPPTSKTKRWTIAEILNQ from the coding sequence ATGGCTACGAAAGAAAGAGTGGGAATGGTCGTCAGCGACAAAATGGATAAAACCGTGATTGTAGCTGTAGAAAACCGCTCTCCCCACCCGAAATACAAAAAAATCGTGGTTAAAACCAAGCGTTTTAAAGCCCACGACGAGGAAAATAAGTGCAAAGTTGGCGATCGCGTTCGTATTCGCGAGACCCCTCCTACCAGCAAGACCAAACGCTGGACCATTGCCGAAATCCTCAACCAATAG
- the rplN gene encoding 50S ribosomal protein L14, which produces MIQQQTYLNVADNSGARKLMCLRVLSTGNCRYGGIGDQIIAVVKEAIPNMGVKKSDVVRAVIVRTRQPLRRASGMSIRFDDNAAVIINAEGNPKGTRVFGPVARELRDKNFTKIVSLAPEVI; this is translated from the coding sequence GTGATTCAACAACAAACCTATCTTAATGTTGCCGATAATAGCGGTGCTCGTAAACTGATGTGCTTACGGGTTCTGAGTACAGGGAATTGTCGTTATGGTGGCATCGGCGATCAAATTATCGCTGTTGTTAAAGAAGCAATTCCCAACATGGGTGTCAAAAAATCTGATGTCGTTCGGGCCGTTATCGTGCGGACGCGTCAACCACTCCGCCGTGCTAGCGGCATGAGTATTCGTTTCGATGACAATGCCGCTGTCATTATTAATGCAGAAGGCAATCCGAAAGGCACCCGTGTTTTTGGTCCCGTTGCCCGTGAGTTACGGGATAAAAACTTCACCAAAATTGTTTCCCTTGCACCGGAGGTCATCTAA
- the rplX gene encoding 50S ribosomal protein L24: MAGRKSSTPTRHKMHVKTGDTVQVISGRDKGKVGEVIKTLPKSSKVVVKDVNIRTKHVKPQQEGESGQIQTFEAPIHSSNVMHYSEKEKVASRIGYQLTEDGRKVRVLKKTGEVID; this comes from the coding sequence ATGGCAGGACGCAAAAGTTCTACCCCCACACGTCACAAAATGCATGTGAAAACGGGTGATACGGTTCAAGTCATTTCTGGTCGCGACAAAGGCAAAGTAGGCGAAGTTATCAAAACTCTGCCCAAATCCAGCAAGGTCGTGGTCAAGGATGTCAATATCCGCACCAAGCATGTCAAGCCTCAACAGGAAGGCGAGTCGGGTCAGATTCAAACCTTTGAAGCGCCGATCCATAGCTCCAATGTGATGCACTATTCCGAAAAGGAAAAAGTTGCTAGTCGCATTGGCTATCAGCTGACTGAAGATGGCCGTAAGGTGCGTGTATTAAAGAAAACCGGTGAAGTTATCGACTAA
- the rplE gene encoding 50S ribosomal protein L5: MSQRLKTLYQDNIVPKLTEQFGYSNVHEVPKLVKISVNRGLGEASSNAKAMESSIKELSTITGQRPVITRAKKAIAGFKIREGMPVGVMVTLRSEKMYSFLDRLISLALPRIRDFRGISPKSFDGRGNYSLGIREQLIFPEIDYDSIDQIRGMDISIITTARTDEEGRALLREMGMPFRES; this comes from the coding sequence ATGTCTCAAAGACTCAAAACCCTTTATCAAGACAATATTGTTCCTAAATTAACGGAGCAGTTTGGGTACAGCAACGTCCATGAAGTACCCAAGCTTGTCAAAATTTCAGTGAACCGGGGTCTCGGGGAAGCTTCTTCTAATGCGAAGGCGATGGAGTCTTCCATTAAAGAATTGTCAACCATTACTGGTCAGCGCCCCGTCATCACCCGGGCAAAAAAGGCGATCGCCGGCTTCAAAATTCGCGAAGGGATGCCCGTCGGTGTGATGGTGACTCTACGCTCCGAAAAAATGTATTCCTTTTTGGATCGTCTCATCAGCTTAGCCCTGCCCCGCATTCGTGACTTCCGTGGCATCAGCCCAAAAAGTTTCGATGGACGTGGCAACTACAGCTTAGGGATTCGTGAGCAACTGATTTTCCCTGAAATTGACTACGATTCCATTGATCAAATCCGAGGAATGGACATTTCCATCATCACCACCGCGAGAACCGATGAAGAAGGTCGTGCGCTGCTGAGAGAAATGGGTATGCCCTTCCGTGAAAGCTAA
- the rpsH gene encoding 30S ribosomal protein S8 — MAANDTISDMLTRIRNACMVQHDNTKVPMTRMTRNIAEVLKDEGFIENYTEAGEGIEKHLVISLKYKGRNRQPIIQKLQRVSKPGLRVYSNHKDLPRVLGGIGIAIISTSKGVMTDRQARKEGIGGEILCYVW, encoded by the coding sequence ATGGCGGCTAACGATACCATTTCCGATATGCTCACCCGCATCCGTAATGCGTGCATGGTGCAGCATGACAACACAAAAGTCCCGATGACTCGCATGACCCGTAACATTGCCGAGGTGCTGAAGGACGAAGGTTTCATTGAAAACTACACCGAAGCAGGTGAAGGGATTGAAAAACACCTTGTTATTTCCCTGAAATACAAAGGTCGTAATCGTCAACCGATTATCCAAAAACTTCAACGGGTAAGTAAACCGGGGCTTCGCGTATACAGTAACCACAAAGACTTGCCTCGCGTGCTCGGTGGGATTGGAATTGCGATTATTTCAACTTCCAAAGGCGTGATGACAGATCGCCAAGCCCGTAAAGAAGGTATTGGTGGTGAAATTCTTTGCTACGTCTGGTAA
- the rplF gene encoding 50S ribosomal protein L6: MSRIGKKPIPIPDKVTVTLNGANVAVKGPKGSLERTLPEKVTVTQEDNTVVVSPVDNSRTARERHGLCRTLVANMIEGVSQGYSKQLEIIGVGYRAQVQGNKLTLNVGYSKPVEMQMPEGVTAAMGEKNTQVIISGIDKEVVGNTAAKVRAVRPPEPYKGKGIRYQGEYIRRKAGKAGKK; encoded by the coding sequence ATGTCTCGTATTGGTAAAAAACCAATTCCCATCCCCGACAAAGTGACCGTTACCCTCAATGGTGCCAATGTTGCTGTTAAGGGCCCGAAAGGTTCCCTTGAGCGGACATTACCCGAGAAAGTAACTGTCACCCAAGAAGACAACACCGTTGTTGTCTCCCCCGTTGATAACTCTCGGACGGCCCGCGAACGTCATGGCTTGTGCCGCACCCTCGTGGCCAACATGATCGAGGGCGTTTCCCAGGGTTACTCTAAACAACTCGAGATTATCGGTGTTGGTTATCGGGCCCAGGTGCAGGGAAATAAGCTCACCCTTAATGTGGGCTACAGTAAGCCCGTAGAAATGCAAATGCCTGAAGGCGTGACTGCGGCTATGGGTGAAAAAAATACTCAAGTGATCATCTCTGGTATTGATAAAGAGGTTGTGGGTAACACGGCTGCTAAGGTTCGTGCTGTCAGACCTCCTGAGCCCTACAAAGGTAAAGGGATCCGTTACCAAGGTGAATACATCAGACGTAAAGCTGGTAAGGCAGGTAAGAAGTAG
- the rplR gene encoding 50S ribosomal protein L18: protein MKATRKQLTQRRHFRIRRRVEGTGDRPRLAVFRSHKHIYAQVIDDEKQHTLVAASTLDKDLKGELASGGNISASTAVGNLIAKRALEKGITKVVFDRGGNLYHGRVKALADAAREAGLDF from the coding sequence ATGAAAGCAACTCGCAAACAACTCACGCAGCGTCGTCATTTCCGTATTCGCCGTCGTGTCGAAGGGACTGGCGATCGCCCCCGTTTAGCAGTATTCCGCTCCCACAAGCATATTTATGCCCAGGTGATTGACGATGAGAAGCAACATACCTTGGTAGCGGCTTCTACCCTCGACAAAGATCTCAAGGGGGAACTCGCATCCGGTGGTAACATCTCAGCTTCCACTGCAGTCGGTAATCTCATTGCCAAGCGCGCCCTCGAAAAAGGCATTACCAAAGTCGTCTTTGATCGCGGTGGTAACCTTTATCATGGTCGTGTCAAAGCCTTAGCAGATGCTGCCAGAGAAGCCGGTCTGGACTTTTAA
- the rpsE gene encoding 30S ribosomal protein S5: MAKRRKSSKNKEKETNWQERVIQIRRVSKVVKGGKKLSFRAIVVIGNETGKVGVGVGKAGDVIGAVRKGVSDAKKHVVDVPLTKTNTITHRINGVAGGAKVMMRPAAPGTGVIAGGAVRTVLELAGVKNILAKQLGSSSPLNNARATVDALGNLRSFSSVAQERGVSIERIYA, translated from the coding sequence ATGGCAAAGCGTCGTAAATCATCAAAGAACAAAGAAAAAGAAACAAACTGGCAAGAGCGTGTGATTCAAATCCGTCGCGTCAGCAAAGTTGTCAAGGGTGGTAAGAAACTCAGTTTTCGCGCCATTGTTGTCATTGGCAATGAGACCGGAAAGGTCGGCGTTGGCGTCGGTAAAGCAGGAGATGTCATCGGTGCCGTCCGTAAAGGTGTCTCCGATGCGAAAAAACACGTTGTCGATGTTCCTTTGACAAAAACAAACACCATCACCCACCGGATCAATGGCGTTGCGGGTGGCGCAAAAGTAATGATGCGTCCCGCTGCCCCCGGTACCGGTGTAATTGCTGGTGGTGCCGTGCGGACGGTACTCGAACTTGCTGGTGTGAAAAATATTCTTGCCAAACAGCTGGGTTCCAGTAGCCCTCTGAACAATGCTCGGGCGACCGTTGATGCATTGGGTAACCTCCGGAGTTTCTCCTCCGTTGCCCAAGAGCGTGGCGTTTCTATCGAACGGATCTATGCCTAA
- the rplO gene encoding 50S ribosomal protein L15: MKLSNLSPKAGSKKRRRRVGRGIAAGQGASCGFGMRGQKSRSGTGTKAGFEGGQMPLYRRVPKLKHFTIVNPKNFTIVNVGQLADLPANTEVTLESLMAAGIVTTNDGPLKVLGDGELSVALKVTAAAFSTGAKAKIEAAGGSCDA; the protein is encoded by the coding sequence ATGAAGTTATCCAATCTATCCCCTAAAGCGGGATCAAAGAAGCGCCGTCGTCGTGTTGGCCGTGGCATTGCTGCTGGCCAAGGCGCAAGCTGTGGCTTCGGCATGCGGGGTCAAAAATCCCGTTCTGGTACCGGTACAAAAGCTGGGTTTGAAGGGGGACAAATGCCCCTTTACCGTCGTGTACCGAAGCTAAAGCACTTCACCATTGTGAATCCTAAAAATTTCACCATTGTGAATGTTGGCCAATTAGCTGACTTGCCAGCCAACACAGAAGTTACCCTTGAAAGCTTAATGGCAGCAGGCATTGTCACCACCAACGATGGCCCACTCAAGGTTCTTGGCGATGGTGAATTGTCCGTGGCCCTTAAAGTGACCGCAGCGGCATTTTCTACCGGGGCCAAAGCAAAAATCGAGGCGGCTGGCGGCAGTTGTGACGCCTAG
- the secY gene encoding preprotein translocase subunit SecY has translation MVVSREKTPTAQETFMQMAQAAGLRGRLLVTLGLLVLVRFGVFIPIPGIDRVALSEGIQNSPLLGFLDVFAGGGLSAVGIFALGILPYINASIIMQLMTAAIPALEDMQKNDGEAGRRKISQIIRYVTVGWAALQSFGITLQILRPYALDPGFTFVLETTLALTAGSVFVMWISELITEKGLGNGASLLIFVNIVAVLPRTLGNTIEFAQTGGRAVIAKVILLLVVFLIMIVGIVFVQEGTRRIPIVSARRQVGRKLYRERTSYLPLRLNQGGVMPIIFASAVLVLPSSLAGLAGSGEGFFGQAIATISTLLQPGRIPYVLVYLVLILFFSYFYASLIVNPVDMAQNLKKMGSSIPGIRPGRATSEYLEKVINRLTLLGAIFLGLVATVPTFVEGATGVTTLRGFGATSLLILVGVAIDTAKQIQTYVISQRYEGMVKQ, from the coding sequence ATGGTTGTCAGTCGCGAAAAAACACCAACCGCCCAGGAAACCTTTATGCAGATGGCACAAGCCGCTGGCCTTCGGGGTCGATTGCTTGTCACCCTCGGTCTTTTGGTTCTGGTTCGGTTTGGCGTTTTTATTCCAATTCCCGGCATTGACCGGGTTGCCCTGAGCGAGGGGATTCAAAACTCTCCTCTCTTAGGCTTTTTAGATGTATTTGCCGGTGGTGGTCTTTCCGCCGTCGGCATTTTTGCCCTAGGGATTCTCCCTTACATCAATGCTTCAATCATCATGCAGCTCATGACGGCAGCCATTCCTGCCCTTGAGGACATGCAAAAAAATGATGGCGAGGCAGGGCGCCGTAAAATTTCCCAGATCATTCGTTATGTGACGGTAGGCTGGGCGGCGTTACAAAGTTTTGGGATTACGCTGCAAATTCTGCGCCCCTATGCTTTGGATCCTGGTTTTACTTTTGTTTTGGAAACTACATTAGCACTGACAGCAGGTTCTGTCTTTGTAATGTGGATTTCTGAGCTGATTACCGAAAAAGGTTTAGGAAACGGAGCCTCTTTGTTGATTTTTGTCAACATTGTGGCTGTGTTACCGAGAACCTTGGGGAATACCATCGAATTTGCCCAGACGGGTGGCCGAGCAGTGATTGCTAAAGTCATTTTACTGCTGGTTGTTTTTCTGATCATGATTGTCGGTATTGTGTTTGTGCAGGAAGGAACACGCCGGATCCCGATTGTTTCTGCCCGTCGTCAAGTGGGCCGTAAGCTTTATCGGGAACGCACAAGCTACCTGCCGCTACGACTTAATCAGGGTGGGGTGATGCCGATTATTTTCGCCTCTGCGGTTCTGGTGCTGCCTTCTTCTTTGGCGGGCTTGGCTGGCTCAGGGGAAGGGTTCTTTGGTCAAGCGATCGCCACAATTTCGACGCTATTACAACCGGGAAGAATTCCCTATGTCTTGGTCTATCTCGTTTTGATTCTCTTTTTCAGCTATTTCTATGCGTCTTTGATCGTGAATCCGGTGGATATGGCCCAAAACTTGAAAAAGATGGGGTCTAGTATTCCTGGTATTCGTCCCGGTCGGGCCACAAGTGAATATCTAGAAAAAGTGATCAATCGTTTGACCTTGCTAGGGGCAATTTTCCTTGGTTTAGTAGCAACAGTGCCTACTTTTGTGGAAGGGGCAACGGGCGTCACAACTCTACGGGGTTTTGGGGCTACATCCCTACTCATTCTGGTGGGGGTTGCGATTGATACAGCCAAGCAAATCCAAACCTATGTTATTTCCCAGCGCTATGAAGGCATGGTTAAACAATAG
- a CDS encoding adenylate kinase — protein sequence MAQGVRLIFLGPPGAGKGTQAQVLAESCGIPHISTGEILRAAIANQTELGQQAQGFVDRGELVPDSLILNLIRERLQEQDAQQGWILDGFPRNVSQAEFLNTLLSELKQQCDVALNLEVPDATLVERLLSRGRKDDNQETIRRRLEVYREQTAPVIDFYQKQGSLKSVDGDRSLEEVTAALEQAIAS from the coding sequence ATGGCTCAAGGAGTAAGGTTGATTTTTTTGGGTCCCCCAGGGGCCGGAAAGGGCACTCAGGCTCAGGTTTTGGCAGAATCTTGTGGAATCCCCCACATTTCTACTGGAGAAATTCTCCGGGCGGCGATCGCCAATCAAACAGAACTCGGCCAACAGGCCCAGGGGTTTGTGGATCGTGGTGAATTGGTTCCCGATAGTCTGATTTTGAATTTAATTCGTGAAAGACTTCAGGAGCAAGATGCCCAGCAGGGTTGGATTTTGGATGGTTTCCCCCGCAATGTGAGCCAAGCCGAGTTCCTTAACACCTTACTCAGCGAGCTGAAGCAACAATGTGACGTTGCCCTTAACTTGGAAGTCCCCGACGCCACATTGGTAGAACGCTTACTAAGTCGTGGCAGAAAGGATGACAACCAGGAGACTATTCGGCGTCGTTTAGAAGTTTATCGGGAGCAAACAGCCCCAGTGATCGACTTTTACCAAAAACAGGGTTCTTTGAAATCCGTTGATGGCGATCGCTCCCTTGAAGAAGTTACCGCCGCCCTAGAGCAGGCGATCGCTTCATAA
- the infA gene encoding translation initiation factor IF-1 — protein MSKQDLIEMEGTVTESLPNAMFRVDLDNGFNVLAHISGKIRRNYIKILPGDRVKVELTPYDLSKGRITYRLRKK, from the coding sequence TTGTCTAAACAAGATCTAATCGAAATGGAAGGTACCGTCACCGAGTCCCTTCCCAATGCTATGTTCCGGGTTGACTTGGACAATGGCTTTAATGTTCTGGCCCACATCTCTGGCAAAATTCGCCGGAATTACATCAAAATTTTACCGGGCGATCGCGTCAAAGTAGAATTGACCCCCTATGACTTAAGCAAAGGGCGGATCACCTACCGACTCCGGAAAAAATAA
- the rpmJ gene encoding 50S ribosomal protein L36: MKVRASVKKMCDKCRVIRRRGRVMVICANPKHKQRQG; encoded by the coding sequence ATGAAAGTTCGAGCATCCGTCAAAAAAATGTGTGATAAATGTCGCGTGATACGCCGTCGCGGTCGTGTCATGGTGATCTGCGCTAATCCCAAGCACAAGCAACGTCAAGGATAA
- the rpsM gene encoding 30S ribosomal protein S13 yields MARIAGVDLPRDKRIEIALTYVYGIGLSRAQEIIANTGVNPDTRVRDLSDEDALKLRSYVTDNYQVEGDLRRLESMNIKRLVDIGTYRGRRHRQGLPVRGQRTRTNARTRRGRRVTVAGKKKAPR; encoded by the coding sequence GTGGCACGAATTGCAGGTGTTGATCTTCCCCGTGATAAACGCATTGAAATTGCCCTGACCTATGTGTATGGCATTGGTTTATCAAGAGCCCAGGAGATCATCGCAAACACCGGGGTAAACCCCGACACCAGAGTAAGGGATCTATCTGATGAAGATGCCCTCAAGCTCCGGTCTTACGTTACCGACAACTACCAAGTTGAAGGGGATCTCAGACGTTTAGAGTCCATGAATATCAAACGTCTGGTAGACATCGGCACCTACCGTGGCCGTCGTCATCGCCAAGGTTTGCCCGTACGTGGTCAAAGAACCCGGACCAATGCCCGCACCCGCCGTGGTCGTCGCGTCACTGTTGCCGGTAAGAAGAAAGCACCGCGTTAA